From the Oryza glaberrima chromosome 5, OglaRS2, whole genome shotgun sequence genome, one window contains:
- the LOC127772940 gene encoding uncharacterized protein LOC127772940, with amino-acid sequence MPRLHLLLLLLAVLAVAAAAAEAAAEKKPTAYEVLESYDFPVGILPKGVTSYTLEATTGDFTATLDTGDDDDSSSSTCEFAIEGSYSLRYQRAITGRIATGHLTDLRGVAVKVLFFWLNIVEVTRRGDRLEFSVGIASADFTVDNFLESPQCGCGFDCDDDGISSSSSLPPPLEPSLLRLRGAF; translated from the coding sequence ATgcctcgcctccacctcctcctcctcctcctcgccgtcctcgccgtcgccgccgcggcggcggaggcggcggcggagaagaagCCGACGGCGTACGAGGTCCTGGAGTCCTACGACTTCCCCGTCGGCATCCTCCCCAAGGGGGTCACCTCCTACACGCTCGAGGCCACCACGGGCGACTTCACGGCGACGCTTgacaccggcgacgacgacgactcatCCTCCTCCACCTGCGAGTTCGCCATCGAGGGCTCCTACTCGCTCCGCTACCAGCGCGCCATCACCGGCCGCATCGCCACGGGGCACCTCACCGACctccgcggcgtcgccgtcaaGGTCCTCTTCTTCTGGCTCAACATCGTCGAGGTCACCCGCCGCGGGGACCGCCTCGAGTTCTCCGTCGGCATCGCCTCCGCCGACTTCACCGTCGACAACTTCCTCGAGTCCCCGCAGTGCGGCTGCGGTTTCgactgcgacgacgacggcatctcctcctcctcgtccctcccgccgccgctcgagccCAGCCTGCTGCGACTGCGAGGTGCGTTCTAG
- the LOC127774788 gene encoding protein SENESCENCE-ASSOCIATED GENE 21, mitochondrial-like has product MARVAASCVALLAQRRGLSVAITAAEGSAKTIDDKAVKLGTAAKDVATATATTTEEKTAFWEPDPDTGYYRPVTGTKEVDAADLRAEMLKQRMLHD; this is encoded by the exons ATGGCGCGGGTCGCAGCCAGCTGTGTTGCCCTGCTGGCACAAAG GAGAGGATTGTCCGTGGCGATAACCGCGGCGGAAGGATCCGCCAAGACCATCGACGACAAGGCGGTGAAGCtcggcacggcggcgaaggacgtcgcgacggcgacggcgaccacgacggagGAGAAGACGGCGTTCTGGGAGCCGGACCCGGACACCGGCTACTACCGGCCGGTGACCGGCACCAAGGAGGTggacgccgccgacctccgcgcCGAGATGCTGAAGCAGAGGATGCTCCATGACTGA